A section of the Castanea sativa cultivar Marrone di Chiusa Pesio chromosome 12, ASM4071231v1 genome encodes:
- the LOC142619004 gene encoding N6-adenosine-methyltransferase non-catalytic subunit MTB: protein MDSPERGRYVKRDVEDGLDVKSDRAVDDEELEGSDKRKHRSSRSRKLSNGEDAEGLDGRRRSSGDRNEGRKRSGGSSRAGSDEEDHDSRKESRSKQIKKRQEENTLEKLSNWYQDEKDGVDKSGSRVHGRADESEKRKTASKFSEHEGSQSRIKSKEERSHDVEIEKVVDRDSRYSERRETGREKGHGSSEELRNSRRKWDESDAGKKAEETFSERTELRDRKLSDPKYESARERSVSARNEPSESKTRGVDSNSEKGMKSSNREERRADAERSKSKVRSEVLEEDNRASPVTHEDRSGREKTEKHKQQRTPTQDVAESRDRTLSADEDRNMRMRDKNAREVGHSRRSRTPERSGRRHQETDHSEMDSERGFNLKRKELEKDGYRDDRLKGRDDSWSDRNRDHEVSKENWKRRPPINSDKDSKNGDIVYDHGREWEMPRHGRERTDNERPHGRSGNRKDGSRGEAVKTSSNFGISNENYDVIEIQTKPLDYGRPDSGSNFARRNEVAQQSDVKSTLNDEEWAYMPDDRARRTDIYSSGPPGEDSKERYTDDGTSMRDQNSWRDDFDFHGGKGRGQKGAMSGRNAGGQSSSSGSQPPYGNQDLVSFNRAASQGVKGSRVGRGGRGRPTGRDNQQVAIPLPIMGSPFVPLGIPPPGPMQQLNPSMQPAPGPPMSPGVFIPPFSPPVWPGARGVDMNMLAVAPGLSPVPSGPSGPRFPPNLGNSPSAIYFNQPGPGPGPGRGVTPSISGPGFNAAGAMGRGTPLDKTPGGWVPPKSSGPPGKAPSRGEQNDYSQNFVDTGMRPQNFIRELELTNVVEDYPKLRELIQKKDEIVSKSASSPMYHKCDLKEFELSPEFFGTKFDVILVDPPWEEYVHRAPGVADHMEYWTFEEIMNLKIEAIADTPSFIFLWVGDGVGLEQGRHCLKKWGFRRCEDICWVKTNKTTATPGLRHDSHTLFQHSKEHCLMGIKGTVRRSTDGHIIHANIDTDVIIAEEPPYGSTQKPDDMYRIIEHFALGRRRLELFGEDHNIRSGWLTVGKELSSSNFNSEAYVRNFSDKDGKVWLGGGGRNPPPEAPHLVVTTPEIESLRPKSPMKNQQQLQQQQSASISLTTANSSNRRTAGNSPQNPGALGLNQEASSSNPSTPATWASPMEGFRREGSIMTSDDKVFDMYGGFSGQGNQDYLDFESHRMNLL, encoded by the exons ATGGATTCACCTGAACGAGGTCGTTATGTGAAACGGGATGTAGAGGATGGTTTGGATGTGAAGAGCGATAGGGCTGTTGATGATGAAGAGTTGGAGGGCAGTGATAAGAGAAAGCATAGGTCAAGTAGGTCAAGAAAACTGAGCAATGGAGAAGATGCTGAAGGGTTagatggaagaagaagaagctctgGGGATAGAAATGAGGGTCGGAAACGGTCAGGTGGATCTAGTAGAGCGGGTAGTGATGAGGAGGATCACGACTCAAGGAAAGAGTCGCGCTCTAAGCAGATCAAGAAAAGGCAAGAAGAGAATACATTGGAAAAGTTGAGCAACTGGTACCAAGATGAGAAAGATGGTGTAGATAAGTCGGGGAGTAGAGTGCATGGTCGAGCTGATGaaagtgagaaaagaaaaacagcaTCCAAGTTTTCAGAGCATGAGGGTTCTCAAAGCAGGATTAAAAGCAAAGAAGAAAGATCCCATGATGTAGAGATTGAAAAAGTGGTTGATAGAGATTCCAGGTATTCAGAGAGGAGGGAAACTGGTCGAGAGAAGGGTCATGGATCTTCTGAGGAGCTGAGAAATTCGAGGAGAAAATGGGATGAATCTGATGCTGGCAAGAAAGCCGAAGAAACTTTTTCTGAAAGAACTGAGCTCAGAGACCGTAAGTTGTCTGATCCTAAGTATGAGAGTGCTAGAGAGAGAAGCGTGTCTGCTAGGAATGAACCCAGTGAGAGTAAAACCCGGGGTGTAGATTCAAACAGTGAGAAGGGTATGAAATCTAGcaatagagaagagagaagagctGATGCTGAGAGGAGTAAGAGCAAGGTGAGGTCAGAGGTACTTGAAGAAGATAATAGGGCTAGTCCTGTTACTCATGAAGACCGATCAGGCAGGGAAAAAACTGAGAAGCATAAACAGCAGAGAACTCCGACTCAAGATGTTGCTGAAAGCCGGGACAGAACGTTAAGTGCTGATGAAGATAGAAATATGCGGATGAGGGATAAAAATGCAAGAGAAGTGGGGCACTCCAGGAGGTCAAGGACCCCTGAGAGGAGTGGTAGGCGCCATCAAGAGACAGATCACTCTGAGATGGATAGTGAAAGAGGTTTCAACCTCAAGCGAAAGGAACTGGAAAAGGATGGTTATAGGGATGATAGATTGAAAGGCAGAGATGATAGCTGGAGTGACAGAAATAGGGACCATGAAGTTTCCAAAGAGAATTGGAAAAGAAGGCCACCCATCAATAGCGATAAAGACTCAAAAAATGGTGATATTGTTTATGATCATGGCAGAGAGTGGGAGATGCCAAGACATGGTCGTGAGAGGACCGACAATGAAAGGCCTCATGGCCGGTCTGGTAATAGGAAAGATGGAAGCAGGGGTGAAGCTGTGAAAACCTCATCAAACTTTGGAATTTCAAATGAGAATTATGATGTGATAGAGATTCAAACCAAGCCTCTTGATTATGGAAGACCTGATTCTGGATCCAACTTCGCCAGGAGAAATGAAGTTGCTCAGCAATCTGATGTGAAGTCAACACTAAATGATGAAGAGTGGGCATATATGCCGGATGACAGGGCAAGAAGGACTGATATATATAGCTCTGGGCCACCTGGTGAAGATTCAAAGGAAAGATATACAGATGATGGTACCTCCATGCGAGATCAAAATTCATGGAGGGATGACTTTGATTTCCATGGAGGAAAAGGTAGGGGCCAGAAAGGTGCTATGTCTGGTCGCAATGCTGGTGGCCAAAGTTCCAGTAGTGGTTCACAACCTCCTTATGGAAACCAGGATCTAGTGTCCTTCAATAGAGCTGCCTCACAAGGAGTAAAAGGGAGTAGAGTTGGGAGAGGTGGAAGAGGTAGGCCAACTGGGAGAGACAACCAACAggtggcaatcccattgccaatAATGGGATCGCCTTTTGTACCTCTTGGAATTCCTCCACCCGGACCAATGCAGCAACTTAACCCTAGTATGCAACCTGCTCCAGGTCCACCAATGTCACCTGGCGTCTTCATTCCGCCATTTAGTCCGCCTGTTTGGCCTGGGGCTCGAGGTGTTGATATGAATATGTTAGCTGTTGCACCTGGCCTCTCTCCTGTTCCTTCTGGACCATCAGGTCCAAGGTTTCCTCCTAATTTGGGGAATTCACCCTCTGCTATCTATTTCAATCAACCTGGCCCTGGCCCTGGCCCCGGCAGAGGAGTAACTCCTAGCATTTCTGGCCCTGGTTTTAATGCTGCTGGGGCAATGGGACGAGGAACTCCACTCGATAAAACTCCAGGGGGTTGGGTTCCACCTAAAAGTAGTGGGCCTCCTGGTAAAGCTCCTTCTAGAGGAGAGCAGAATGATTACTCACAAAATTTTGTTGACACTGGTATGCGTCCCCAGAATTTCATTAGAGAGCTGGAGCTTACAAATGTTGTTGAGGATTACCCTAAGCTTAGGGAGCTTATACAGAAAAAAGATGAGATTGTTTCTAAATCTGCTTCTTCTCCCATGTATCACAAATGTGACCTGAAAGAGTTTGAACTGTCCCCAGAGTTCTTTGGAACCAAGTTTGATGTCATTCTTGTGGACCCCCCATGGGAGGAATATGTTCATCGCGCTCCCGGTGTGGCTGACCATATGGAGTACTGGACATTCGAAGAAATAATGAATCTTAAGATCGAG GCAATAGCAGACACGCCTTCTTTTATCTTCCTTTGGGTTGGTGATGGTGTGGGCCTTGAGCAGGGCCGTCATTGTCTAAAGAAG TGGGGATTCCGTAGGTGTGAGGATATTTGTTGggtgaaaacaaacaaaactacTGCAACACCAGGGTTGCGTCATGATTCTCATACTTTATTTCAGCACTCAAAG GAACACTGCTTGATGGGCATAAAGGGAACTGTTCGTCGCAGTACTGATGGTCACATAATCCATGCCAACATTGATACTGATGTAATAATTGCCGAGGAGCCTCCTTATG GTTCAACCCAAAAGCCTGATGACATGTATAGAATTATTGAGCATTTTGCCCTTGGCCGCAGAAGACTTGAGCTCTTCGGTGAAGACCACAATATTCGGTCTGGATGGCTGACTGTTGGCAAAGAACTATCCTCATCAAATTTTAATAGTGAG GCATATGTCAGGAACTTTTCTGACAAGGATGGGAAAGTTTGGTTGGGAGGGGGAGGACGAAATCCACCCCCAGAGGCACCTCATCTTGTTGTGACAACCCCTGAAATAGAGTCTCTCCGGCCCAAGTCACCGATGAAGAACCAGCAGCAACTTCAACAGCAGCAGTCAGCATCCATTTCTTTGACTACGGCCAATTCCTCCAATAGAAGGACTGCTGGAAACTCACCTCAAAATCCGGGTGCTCTTGGTCTAAACCAAGAAGCTTCCAGCTCTAACCCCTCAACTCCAGCTACTTGGGCCTCACCGATGGAGGGTTTTAGACGAGAAGGGAGCATTATGACTTCAGATGATAAGGTTTTTGATATGTATGGCGGGTTTAGTGGGCAGGGAAATCAAGACTATCTAGATTTTGAGTCTCATAGAATGAATTTGTTGTAA
- the LOC142618680 gene encoding sec-independent protein translocase protein TATB, chloroplastic → MVMASAICTPTFSSSCFTAKSAIYTSSSSLSSHPKTPKFHLSAWFPPLGLGVFSPWSGLKHLGISITPKPLKSDRKGRCKGKVVYASLFGVGAPEALVIGVVALLVFGPKGLAEVARNLGKTLRAFQPTIKELQEVSREFKSTLEREIGLDDISTQNTYSSSKPNDTSTPSSTTITEDSQTVVDLNGASSPKRAYTTEEYLKITEEQLKASVAQQQGQIPSVEGNLETQSQPQANIREAATTMPPPQKPGSET, encoded by the exons ATGGTCATGGCCTCAGCAATTTGTACTCCCACATTCTCATCTTCATGTTTTACTGCAAAATCAGCAATCTATacctcatcttcttctctatcttcacaccccaaaaccccaaaatttcaTCTTTCCGCATGGTTTCCTCCACTGGGTCTCGGTGTTTTCTCCCCATGGAGTGGTTTAAAGCACCTGGGTATCTCAATCACACCAAAGCCTCTCAAGTCAG ATAGGAAAGGGAGATGTAAGGGTAAGGTGGTTTATGCATCTCTGTTTGGAGTAGGAGCACCTGAGGCTCTGGTCATTGGGGTGGTGGCTTTGTTGGTTTTTGGTCCTAAAGGTCTTGCTGAG GTTGCTCGGAATTTGGGCAAAACTCTACGTGCATTCCAACCTACAATCAAAGAACTTCAG GAAGTTTCAAGGGAATTTAAGAGCACCCTTGAACGGGAGATTGGTCTTGATGACATTTCAACACAAAACACTTACAGTTCCAGCAAACCCAATGATACATCAACCCCATCCTCCACCACCATCACTGAGGATTCTCAGACTGTAGTTGATCTAA ATGGCGCTTCATCCCCAAAAAGAGCATACACCACTGAAGAGTACTTAAAGATCACAGAAGAGCAGTTAAAGGCATCTGTTGCCCAACAGCAGGGCCAGATACCTTCAGTAGAAGGCAATTTGGAAACTCAAAGCCAGCCCCAAG CTAACATTCGAGAAGCTGCCACCACAATGCCTCCACCTCAAAAGCCTGGAAGTGAGACATGA